A genomic segment from Corylus avellana chromosome ca5, CavTom2PMs-1.0 encodes:
- the LOC132181839 gene encoding uncharacterized protein LOC132181839 → MAPLELKEMKEQLEELLDKWFIFHRSLPWGGSVLFVKKRIVADALSFQATMLITMKAEVTRFECLKELYEEDKDFGEIWKHCKAGQPVPKIHIQEGYPFRGNQLCIPRSSLREQVIQELRGGILVDIWEETRP, encoded by the exons ATGGCGCCATTGGAGTTGAAGGAGATGAAGGAACAGTTGGAAGAGCTACTAGATAAATGGTTTATCTTCCATAGATCATTACCGTGGGGAGGGTCGGTGTTGTTTGTGAAGAAGAGGAT TGTAGCTGATGCTTTGAGCTTCCAAGCTACCATGTTGATCACCATGAAAGCTGAAGTGACTAGATTCGAGTGCCTGAAGGAGTTATATGAGGAAGATAAGGATTTCGGTGAAATCTGGAAGCATTGCAAGGCAGGGCAACCAGTTCCTAAGATACATATTCAAGAGGGGTATCCATTCCGAGGGAATCAGTTGTGCATCCCGAGGAGTTCCTTACGGGAACAAGTAATCCAAGAATTACGTGGTGGTATTTTGGTGGACATATGGGAAGAGACAAGACCATAA